In Saccharicrinis fermentans DSM 9555 = JCM 21142, a genomic segment contains:
- a CDS encoding metal-dependent transcriptional regulator, with product MFIILQIKPEISLAIGLLVTFVFFWFIWPNSGGLALITKFLRNNKRVLLEDALKFIFDCEYNKMICNINSLSGNLNITLEKSSSILNQLTELELVTINHQSVSLTDEGRSYALRIVRIHRIWERYLADQTSIEPADWHNEADRIEHLVTEEETELLAAQMGNPVFDPHGDPIPTTEGILPKAKGVLLSALQEGEMGRIIHLEDEPKSIYEQLVVLGLYPGMQIYVIDVTEKKITFVANGEECMLTPLFAGYITIEKTSDESVRAHKYELLSSLRIGEEAEVLGISQNCRGLQRRRLMDLGMVPGSQISAVMKSASGDPMGYRVMGTTIGIRKQHADYVFVKRNE from the coding sequence ATGTTTATTATTTTACAAATAAAACCAGAAATATCACTGGCCATAGGATTGCTTGTTACTTTCGTGTTTTTTTGGTTCATATGGCCTAATAGTGGAGGTCTTGCTTTAATTACAAAATTCCTTAGAAATAATAAAAGAGTCCTGCTGGAAGATGCATTGAAGTTTATTTTTGATTGTGAGTACAATAAAATGATTTGCAATATCAATAGCCTTTCTGGAAACTTAAATATCACACTAGAGAAATCAAGTAGTATTCTGAATCAGTTGACGGAGTTAGAATTGGTTACCATCAATCATCAGTCTGTTTCATTAACCGATGAAGGGCGTTCCTATGCATTACGTATTGTGCGGATACACCGGATATGGGAACGCTATCTAGCAGATCAAACGAGTATAGAGCCGGCGGACTGGCACAATGAAGCCGATCGTATAGAGCATTTGGTTACAGAGGAAGAAACAGAGTTATTAGCTGCTCAAATGGGTAATCCTGTATTTGATCCGCATGGTGACCCTATTCCAACTACCGAAGGGATTCTACCCAAAGCGAAAGGTGTTCTTTTGAGTGCTTTGCAAGAAGGAGAGATGGGGCGCATTATCCATTTGGAAGATGAACCTAAAAGTATTTACGAGCAGTTGGTTGTACTTGGCTTATATCCTGGTATGCAGATTTATGTGATTGATGTCACGGAAAAGAAAATTACTTTTGTTGCCAATGGTGAAGAGTGTATGTTGACACCTTTATTTGCGGGATATATTACCATCGAAAAAACTTCTGATGAATCAGTACGCGCTCACAAATATGAATTACTGTCGTCGCTTCGTATAGGAGAAGAAGCTGAAGTATTAGGTATCTCTCAAAATTGTCGTGGTCTGCAACGAAGGCGGCTGATGGATCTAGGTATGGTTCCCGGAAGTCAGATATCTGCAGTGATGAAAAGTGCTTCAGGTGATCCTATGGGTTATCGGGTTATGGGAACAACCATAGGTATCCGAAAACAGCATGCCGATTATGTATTTGTTAAACGAAATGAATAA
- a CDS encoding FeoB small GTPase domain-containing protein yields MHTKDNCATCPAHNKANLVKLGINLENVDFVITMAGNPNTGKSTVFNNLTGLRQHTGNWPGKTVSRAEGGFIFNDKRYKVVDLPGTYSLLSTSTDEEVARDFILFGQPDVTVIVVDATRLERNLNLVLQILELTDRAVMCVNLMDEAKRNNLEIDIRTLSKELGIPVIPASARRKEGMNELLQAIEEVATGKYLCRPPKIKSRSKKLKHAIETLSVKIKESYPRLQNVKWVAMRLLEGDNSIIEAVRSGEIGNLHEKQLKRE; encoded by the coding sequence ATGCATACTAAAGATAATTGCGCAACTTGTCCTGCACATAATAAGGCTAACCTTGTAAAATTAGGCATTAACCTTGAGAATGTGGATTTTGTCATCACCATGGCGGGAAATCCCAATACAGGTAAGAGTACTGTCTTTAATAATCTAACCGGATTACGCCAGCATACGGGTAATTGGCCCGGTAAAACAGTTTCTAGAGCGGAGGGTGGTTTTATTTTTAATGATAAGCGTTATAAGGTCGTAGATTTACCTGGAACTTATTCCTTATTGTCTACCAGCACCGATGAAGAAGTTGCCCGCGATTTTATCTTGTTTGGTCAGCCTGATGTGACTGTTATTGTGGTGGATGCAACACGTCTGGAGCGTAATTTAAATTTGGTGTTACAAATACTGGAACTGACCGATAGGGCGGTAATGTGCGTTAATCTAATGGATGAAGCTAAACGAAATAATTTGGAAATTGATATTCGTACTCTTTCAAAAGAATTAGGGATTCCTGTTATACCAGCTTCTGCTCGAAGAAAAGAAGGAATGAATGAATTACTGCAGGCAATTGAAGAAGTTGCGACAGGTAAGTATCTGTGTAGGCCGCCTAAGATCAAAAGTCGTTCTAAAAAGCTAAAACATGCCATTGAAACTCTTTCTGTAAAAATCAAAGAAAGCTATCCACGACTGCAAAATGTAAAGTGGGTAGCCATGCGTTTGCTTGAGGGAGATAACAGTATAATAGAAGCTGTTCGTTCTGGCGAAATAGGAAACTTACATGAAAAGCAGCTAAAGCGTGAATGA